One region of Rhodocaloribacter litoris genomic DNA includes:
- a CDS encoding YybH family protein, producing MTYTPLDRPEHVPRVFVEAWNRRDARTLAAIFDEDADFINVVGLWWHDRAAIERAHAYGLAHLFDRSTLRLLRVKVKPLSEDVAVVHARMHLTGQTPVAGIARPQPRTNLFTFVVHRVGEAWRCAAAHNTDVVPGMETNVIDETGRLRAVDYRAAP from the coding sequence ATGACCTACACCCCGCTCGACCGGCCCGAGCACGTTCCCCGCGTGTTCGTCGAAGCATGGAACCGGCGGGACGCCCGCACGCTGGCCGCAATCTTCGACGAGGATGCGGACTTCATCAACGTCGTCGGGCTGTGGTGGCACGACCGTGCGGCCATCGAACGGGCGCACGCCTACGGCCTGGCGCACCTCTTCGACCGGTCCACACTCCGCCTGCTCCGGGTGAAGGTGAAACCCCTGTCCGAGGACGTCGCCGTCGTCCACGCCCGGATGCACCTGACCGGGCAGACGCCCGTCGCCGGCATCGCCCGCCCGCAGCCGCGCACGAACCTCTTCACGTTCGTCGTGCACCGGGTGGGCGAAGCGTGGCGCTGCGCCGCCGCCCACAACACCGACGTCGTTCCAGGCATGGAGACGAACGTCATCGACGAGACCGGCCGGCTCCGTGCCGTCGACTACCGGGCGGCTCCCTGA
- a CDS encoding SEC-C metal-binding domain-containing protein: protein MDTNYRDWDAEDLLTAIEVAGRHPDPDLLQACLDRPGDLTPGLLDLFRADLDETRRAQQETWADDDPRWYASIHAGNLLLAFREPAALPVFVAYFRDPAFEYYLEWFEGERLAHYGPAAVPAMLALLEDETAWVFGRLTAATVLGHIAYFHPGERDRILAALRAQFPPLRDDGTPDVPEDLDLDSLENDLSLLWTEIAYTLARHQDRESEPVITALFEHGFIDPTFFGDLDAYRRILAAPSEEDRYEPVDGDPIAFYAALQRRENFWNQPVKNDEPLSFEDALPGVSGTFVREQPKVGRNEPCPCGSGKKYKKCCGR from the coding sequence ATGGACACGAACTACCGCGACTGGGACGCCGAGGACCTGCTGACGGCCATCGAGGTGGCCGGGCGCCATCCCGACCCCGACCTGCTGCAGGCCTGCCTCGACCGGCCCGGCGACCTCACCCCCGGCCTGCTCGACCTGTTCCGGGCCGACCTCGACGAAACCCGGCGCGCCCAGCAGGAGACATGGGCCGACGATGACCCCCGCTGGTACGCCAGCATCCATGCCGGGAACCTGCTCCTTGCCTTCCGCGAGCCGGCGGCCCTGCCCGTCTTTGTAGCCTATTTCCGGGATCCCGCCTTTGAATACTACCTGGAATGGTTCGAGGGGGAACGGCTGGCCCACTACGGCCCGGCCGCCGTGCCCGCGATGCTGGCCCTGCTGGAGGACGAGACGGCCTGGGTGTTCGGGCGCCTCACCGCGGCGACCGTCCTGGGCCACATCGCATACTTCCACCCCGGAGAACGCGACCGCATCCTGGCGGCCCTGCGCGCCCAGTTCCCCCCGCTCCGCGACGACGGCACCCCGGACGTCCCGGAAGACCTCGACCTGGATAGCCTGGAGAACGACCTGAGCCTCCTGTGGACCGAAATCGCCTACACGCTGGCGCGGCACCAGGACCGGGAGAGCGAGCCCGTCATCACGGCGCTGTTCGAGCACGGCTTCATCGACCCGACCTTCTTTGGCGACCTGGACGCGTACCGCCGGATCCTCGCCGCCCCCTCCGAGGAAGACCGTTACGAGCCGGTGGACGGCGACCCCATCGCCTTCTATGCGGCGTTGCAACGACGGGAAAACTTCTGGAATCAGCCGGTCAAAAACGACGAGCCCCTTTCGTTCGAGGACGCGCTCCCGGGCGTTTCCGGCACCTTCGTGCGGGAGCAGCCGAAGGTGGGCCGCAACGAGCCCTGCCCCTGCGGCAGCGGCAAAAAGTACAAGAAGTGCTGCGGGCGCTGA
- the moeB gene encoding molybdopterin-synthase adenylyltransferase MoeB — translation METISAPNVTLSPEEVRRYSRHLILPEVGLEGQKKLKAASVLLIGAGGLGSPLALYLAAAGVGRLGLVDFDVVDESNLQRQVLHGTKDVGRSKLASARERILDINPHVEVETYETRLTSENALDLIGAYDLVADGTDNFPTRYLVNDASVLTGTPNMYASIFRFEGQVSVFGAPDGPCYRCLYPEPPPPGLVPSCAEGGVLGVLPGIVGALQATEVIKWIVGAGEPLVGRLLLFDALTMTFRTLKVRKNPDCPVCGTHPTVTALIDYEAFCGIPQARAAASAEADAVPEITVTELKARLDRGERPFILDVRKPHEYEIANLGAPLIPVDELADRLDELAPYRDQEIIVHCRSGARSARAVKLLREHGFHGAVNLKGGILAWSDEVDPGVPKY, via the coding sequence ATGGAAACCATCTCCGCTCCGAACGTGACGCTCTCGCCCGAGGAGGTGCGGCGCTACAGCCGCCACCTGATCCTGCCCGAGGTGGGGCTGGAGGGGCAGAAGAAACTCAAGGCCGCCTCGGTGCTGCTCATCGGTGCGGGCGGCCTCGGCTCGCCGCTGGCGCTCTACCTGGCCGCCGCCGGCGTGGGTCGCCTCGGCCTGGTCGACTTCGACGTGGTCGACGAGTCGAACCTGCAACGGCAGGTGCTCCACGGCACGAAGGACGTCGGTCGCTCGAAGCTCGCCTCCGCCCGCGAGCGCATCCTCGACATCAACCCGCACGTGGAGGTGGAGACGTACGAGACGCGCCTCACCAGCGAGAACGCGCTCGACCTCATCGGGGCCTACGACCTGGTAGCCGACGGCACGGACAATTTCCCCACGCGCTACCTGGTCAACGACGCCTCGGTGCTCACCGGCACGCCGAACATGTACGCCTCCATCTTCCGCTTCGAGGGGCAGGTGTCGGTCTTCGGCGCGCCGGACGGGCCGTGCTACCGCTGCCTCTACCCCGAGCCGCCGCCGCCGGGGCTGGTGCCCTCGTGCGCCGAGGGCGGGGTGCTGGGCGTGCTGCCGGGTATCGTCGGGGCGCTGCAGGCCACCGAGGTCATCAAGTGGATCGTGGGCGCCGGGGAGCCGCTCGTGGGGCGGTTGCTCCTCTTCGACGCCCTCACGATGACGTTCCGCACGCTCAAGGTGCGCAAGAACCCGGACTGCCCGGTCTGCGGCACGCACCCGACCGTCACGGCGTTGATCGACTACGAGGCGTTCTGCGGCATCCCGCAGGCCCGTGCTGCCGCGTCGGCCGAAGCGGACGCGGTGCCCGAGATCACCGTTACCGAGCTGAAGGCCCGCCTCGACCGCGGCGAGCGTCCCTTCATCCTCGACGTCCGGAAGCCGCACGAGTACGAGATCGCCAACCTGGGCGCGCCGCTCATCCCCGTCGATGAACTGGCCGACCGCCTGGACGAACTCGCCCCGTACCGGGATCAGGAGATCATCGTGCACTGTCGCTCCGGCGCCCGCTCGGCCCGGGCCGTGAAGCTGTTGCGCGAGCACGGCTTCCACGGGGCCGTCAACCTCAAGGGCGGCATCCTGGCCTGGAGCGACGAGGTCGACCCGGGCGTGCCGAAGTACTGA
- a CDS encoding PLP-dependent cysteine synthase family protein — MEGTHVDVLASPAGRAGALRNGVLRRIGRTPLVRLRRVTAHLPETVAVYAKAEHLNPGGSVKDRAALGMIRDGLRRGALTPGKTLIDATSGNTGIAYAMIGAALGIPVTLALPANASAERKRILAAYGVDLILTDPLEGTDGAQRYVRERVAAEPDRYFYPDQYNNDANWRAHARTTGVEILEQTRHRVTHFVAGLGTTGTFTGVTRRLKAFDPAIRCFSVQPDSPLHGMEGLKHMETALVPGIYDPALADDDLRVQTEEAYAMTRRLAREEGLLVGISSGANVAAALRVAETLREGVVVTILCDTGTRYLSDPFWNETL, encoded by the coding sequence ATGGAAGGCACACACGTTGATGTTCTGGCTTCCCCGGCCGGACGCGCCGGGGCGTTGCGTAACGGCGTGCTGCGCCGCATCGGGCGGACGCCGCTCGTCCGGCTGCGGCGGGTGACGGCGCACCTGCCCGAGACGGTGGCCGTCTATGCGAAGGCCGAGCACCTCAACCCGGGCGGTTCGGTCAAGGACCGGGCGGCGCTGGGCATGATCCGGGACGGGCTGCGCCGCGGGGCCCTCACGCCGGGCAAAACGCTCATCGACGCCACGAGCGGCAACACCGGCATCGCCTACGCCATGATCGGGGCGGCCCTGGGGATCCCGGTGACGCTGGCGCTGCCCGCCAACGCCTCCGCGGAACGGAAGCGGATCCTGGCCGCCTATGGCGTGGACCTGATCCTGACCGACCCGCTGGAGGGCACCGACGGGGCGCAGCGTTACGTGCGCGAGCGCGTCGCCGCCGAGCCCGACCGCTATTTCTACCCCGACCAGTACAACAACGACGCCAACTGGCGGGCGCACGCGCGCACCACCGGGGTCGAGATCCTCGAACAGACGCGCCACCGCGTCACGCACTTCGTCGCCGGGCTGGGCACGACGGGCACCTTCACCGGCGTCACGCGGCGCCTCAAGGCGTTCGACCCCGCCATCCGCTGCTTCTCCGTCCAGCCGGACAGCCCGCTGCACGGTATGGAAGGGCTCAAGCACATGGAGACGGCCCTCGTGCCGGGCATCTACGACCCGGCGCTGGCCGACGACGACCTGCGGGTGCAGACGGAGGAGGCCTATGCCATGACGCGTCGCCTGGCCCGGGAGGAAGGGCTCCTCGTGGGCATCTCCTCCGGGGCCAACGTGGCGGCGGCCCTCCGCGTGGCCGAGACGCTCCGCGAGGGCGTCGTCGTGACGATCCTGTGCGACACCGGTACCCGGTATCTGAGCGATCCATTCTGGAACGAAACGCTGTGA
- a CDS encoding TonB-dependent receptor plug domain-containing protein: MRAPGCLFLFLVGMVPAWAQDVPLEGTLPDSIVVTASRVPEDLRHTGRVVSVWTARDLAALPVSSFDELLRTVGGVEAAARGGFGVQSDLTMRGSTFNGVLVLLDGARFNDPMTGHFLSDFPVPLSEIARIEVLRGPAAAVYGPDALGGVIQVFTYAGLWREGHGAGLAGGGTARLGRHALYEVDAALRRDGARTLLSAATAWQGSDGQPLTAADGTPVRRGAERLRTDFSRQAHTLALAHRLGGATLYGRAGVDDRAFNAFHFYTPFASDTAREATTTYWAQLRVQGPGADLPWEVQLSARQHEDTYVFNPQTPANRHTSRQANLLARLSRPVAPGLRLGAGLSASVRGIDSNNMGTHADAAAGAFATARWQATPALTLHAGARLDHDPGFGTEWTPQVSAAYAAGPVILRAAVARAVRAPTYVERYFNTTLARPRGRNLGNSDLRAERAWSYEAGLDLYPAGGLVARATLFRRDTDDLIDYVMLTPADTVFLARNVLRVETTGLELDLEARRQVGPVRLRATAAYTYLDATLADTDRVARYKYALTNARHLGQATLAVDAGAATLSVQALAKERLAGDAYEVVHLRAAYRLPAGRARLTLSAEVRNVFDVRYAEVFDAPMPGRWWLLGLRLAR, from the coding sequence GTGCGTGCGCCCGGTTGTCTTTTTCTGTTTCTGGTGGGGATGGTGCCCGCGTGGGCCCAGGATGTCCCCCTCGAAGGTACGCTGCCGGACTCCATCGTGGTAACGGCCTCGCGGGTGCCGGAAGACCTTCGCCACACCGGCCGCGTCGTGTCCGTCTGGACGGCCCGCGACCTGGCGGCCCTGCCCGTCTCGTCGTTCGACGAGCTGCTCCGCACCGTCGGCGGGGTGGAGGCGGCCGCGCGCGGCGGCTTCGGCGTGCAGAGCGACCTGACGATGCGGGGCTCGACGTTCAACGGGGTGCTGGTGCTGCTCGACGGCGCCCGTTTCAACGACCCGATGACCGGCCACTTCCTCTCGGACTTCCCCGTGCCGCTCTCCGAGATCGCCCGCATCGAGGTGCTGCGCGGGCCGGCGGCGGCGGTCTACGGCCCCGACGCGCTGGGCGGGGTGATCCAGGTGTTCACGTACGCCGGGCTCTGGCGCGAAGGGCACGGCGCGGGCCTGGCCGGGGGCGGGACGGCCCGCCTGGGACGCCACGCCCTCTACGAGGTGGACGCCGCCCTCCGGCGCGACGGCGCCCGGACGCTCCTCAGCGCCGCCACGGCCTGGCAGGGCAGCGACGGCCAGCCCCTGACGGCGGCCGACGGCACGCCCGTCCGCCGCGGCGCGGAAAGACTCCGCACCGACTTCAGCCGGCAGGCCCACACGCTGGCGCTGGCCCACCGCCTCGGCGGAGCCACCCTCTACGGGCGGGCCGGGGTGGACGACCGCGCCTTCAACGCCTTCCACTTCTACACCCCCTTCGCCAGCGACACGGCCCGCGAGGCCACCACCACCTACTGGGCCCAGCTCCGCGTGCAGGGCCCCGGGGCGGACCTGCCGTGGGAGGTGCAGCTCTCGGCCCGGCAGCACGAGGACACGTACGTGTTCAACCCGCAGACACCCGCCAACCGCCACACCAGCCGCCAGGCCAACCTGCTGGCCCGCCTGAGCCGCCCGGTGGCGCCGGGCCTTCGCCTGGGCGCCGGTCTCTCGGCCTCGGTGCGCGGCATCGACTCGAACAACATGGGCACCCACGCCGATGCCGCCGCCGGCGCCTTCGCGACGGCCCGCTGGCAGGCCACGCCCGCCCTCACCCTCCACGCCGGCGCTCGCCTCGACCACGACCCCGGCTTCGGGACCGAGTGGACGCCGCAGGTGAGCGCCGCCTACGCCGCCGGGCCGGTCATCCTCCGCGCCGCCGTGGCCCGCGCCGTGCGGGCGCCGACCTACGTGGAGCGCTACTTCAACACCACGCTCGCCCGGCCGCGCGGCCGCAATCTGGGCAACTCCGACCTGCGGGCCGAGCGAGCCTGGTCCTACGAGGCCGGCCTCGACCTGTACCCGGCCGGGGGGCTCGTCGCCCGCGCCACCCTCTTCCGCCGCGACACGGACGACCTGATCGACTACGTGATGCTCACGCCGGCGGACACCGTCTTCCTGGCCCGCAACGTGCTGCGGGTGGAGACGACCGGGCTGGAGCTGGACCTGGAGGCGCGGCGGCAGGTGGGGCCGGTGCGCCTGCGGGCCACCGCCGCCTACACCTACCTCGACGCCACGCTGGCTGACACCGACCGGGTGGCGCGGTACAAGTACGCGCTGACGAACGCCCGCCATCTGGGGCAGGCCACCCTGGCCGTTGACGCCGGGGCGGCCACGCTGAGCGTGCAGGCCCTGGCGAAGGAGCGTCTCGCCGGGGATGCCTACGAGGTGGTCCACCTTCGCGCGGCCTACCGCCTCCCCGCCGGCCGCGCCCGCCTCACCCTCTCGGCCGAGGTCCGCAACGTGTTCGACGTGCGCTACGCCGAGGTCTTCGACGCGCCGATGCCGGGCCGGTGGTGGCTCCTGGGCCTGCGCCTCGCCCGGTGA
- a CDS encoding ubiquitin-like small modifier protein 1 codes for MSTTQTLTAIHIPTPLRAFTGNQATVEVAGETVREALADLVARHPALKNHLFDEAGRLRSFVNVYVGDEDIRYLDGPATALKPGDTLSIVPSIAGGRG; via the coding sequence ATGAGCACGACGCAGACCCTGACCGCGATCCACATCCCGACGCCGCTGCGGGCGTTCACCGGCAACCAGGCGACCGTGGAGGTGGCCGGCGAGACCGTGCGTGAGGCGCTGGCCGACCTCGTCGCCCGGCACCCGGCGCTGAAGAACCACCTGTTCGACGAGGCGGGCCGGCTCCGCTCGTTCGTCAACGTGTACGTCGGCGACGAGGACATCCGCTACCTCGACGGCCCGGCGACCGCCCTCAAGCCCGGCGACACGCTCTCCATCGTCCCGTCCATCGCCGGGGGGCGCGGGTGA
- a CDS encoding Rad52/Rad22 family DNA repair protein, protein MPGPIDLHRLQAFFDPEDIGWKPIAVSKKTGKALVAAYVTNRAIMDRLDSVCGPENWRNEFVSGPEGGVLCGLSIRIVREDGTAEWVTKWDGAENTDVEPVKGGLSSSMRRAAVQWGIGRYLYDLPSQWVSVDERGRITQTPPIPPEFRPRSSGDDPAPGVRSEASPSDGDASTPRRVRPRDPEAARYFMPRQVKS, encoded by the coding sequence ATGCCCGGTCCCATCGACCTGCATCGACTGCAAGCCTTTTTTGACCCGGAAGACATCGGGTGGAAACCCATCGCCGTCTCGAAGAAGACCGGCAAGGCCCTGGTGGCCGCCTATGTGACGAACCGCGCCATCATGGACCGGCTCGATAGCGTATGCGGCCCCGAAAACTGGCGCAACGAGTTCGTCTCGGGACCGGAGGGCGGGGTCCTGTGCGGCCTCTCGATCCGTATCGTGCGGGAAGACGGCACGGCGGAGTGGGTGACGAAATGGGACGGCGCCGAGAATACGGACGTGGAGCCGGTCAAGGGCGGCCTCTCGTCGAGTATGCGCCGGGCGGCCGTGCAGTGGGGCATCGGGCGGTATCTCTACGACCTGCCCTCGCAGTGGGTATCCGTGGACGAGCGGGGGCGCATCACGCAGACGCCGCCTATCCCCCCGGAATTCCGGCCCCGATCCTCCGGCGACGACCCGGCTCCCGGCGTGCGGTCGGAGGCTTCGCCTTCGGACGGGGACGCCTCCACTCCCCGGCGTGTCCGGCCCCGGGACCCCGAAGCGGCCCGCTATTTCATGCCCCGGCAGGTCAAATCCTGA
- a CDS encoding YbjN domain-containing protein — MAEDLITSDNLSVDTLRATFEAAYMDVSLSESGHLRIRDACIVLVIPDMERRNRIRLMSVFGFKDGTSPIDRLQCVNRINDEYIMVCASTTNDGLLLFRYDLMLDGGLPRKALVLAVKRFASIPHGAIQEHGAGIVE; from the coding sequence ATGGCTGAGGATCTCATTACGTCGGACAACCTGTCCGTCGATACGTTGCGGGCCACCTTCGAAGCCGCCTACATGGACGTTTCCCTGTCCGAAAGCGGGCATCTGCGTATCCGGGATGCCTGCATTGTGCTGGTCATTCCGGACATGGAGCGGAGAAACCGGATTCGCCTTATGAGTGTTTTCGGCTTCAAGGACGGTACCAGCCCGATCGACCGGCTGCAATGTGTCAACCGCATCAACGACGAATACATCATGGTCTGTGCCAGCACCACGAACGACGGGCTTCTGCTCTTTCGCTACGACCTGATGCTGGACGGGGGGCTGCCCAGGAAGGCCCTGGTGCTGGCCGTCAAACGGTTTGCCTCCATCCCGCATGGCGCCATCCAGGAACACGGCGCCGGCATCGTCGAGTAG
- a CDS encoding ammonium transporter — protein sequence MRRRFICLPALFFLGVPVARAQEAAAAISAPDTAWLLVSTALVLLMTPALAFFYGGLVRAKNALNTMMMSFIALGVAGVLWALLGYSLAFGSGTAWLGDLSMALLSGVGLEASGSIPHLLFMAFQGTFAIITVALISGAVVERMRFPAYVAFVGLWVLFVYAPVCHWVWGGGWLGELGALDFAGGAVVHINAGAAAVAAALFLGPRKDYGRQALLPHHVPFVLLGAGLLWFGWFGFNGGSALASNGTAGLAFVNTLLAPAATLVVWTALDHLRTGKITAVGVATAIVVGLVAVTPAAGFVSPLSALALGALAALPSYFAIQWRARTRFDDSLDVFAAHGLGGITGALLTGVFASAAWNGATDGLLFGNVAQFGIQALSVVAVFAYSGALTFAILKGLSLVMAVRTDDQAERLGLDIVHHGEEAYTDGEGALLLLDEETRPVRVPAPAVSPSMA from the coding sequence ATGAGACGACGGTTCATCTGCCTTCCCGCCCTGTTCTTCCTGGGCGTTCCGGTCGCCCGGGCCCAGGAAGCCGCTGCTGCAATTTCGGCCCCGGACACGGCCTGGCTGCTGGTTTCGACGGCGCTGGTGTTGCTGATGACCCCGGCGCTGGCCTTTTTCTACGGCGGGCTGGTGCGGGCCAAGAACGCCCTGAACACGATGATGATGAGCTTCATCGCCCTCGGCGTGGCGGGGGTCCTGTGGGCCCTGCTCGGCTACTCGCTGGCCTTCGGATCGGGTACGGCCTGGCTCGGCGACCTGTCGATGGCGTTGCTGAGCGGGGTGGGCCTGGAGGCCAGCGGGTCGATCCCCCACCTGCTGTTCATGGCGTTCCAGGGCACCTTTGCCATCATCACCGTGGCACTGATCTCGGGGGCCGTCGTGGAACGGATGCGGTTCCCGGCCTATGTGGCCTTCGTCGGGCTCTGGGTGCTGTTCGTTTATGCACCGGTATGTCACTGGGTGTGGGGCGGCGGCTGGCTGGGCGAGCTCGGTGCGCTGGACTTCGCCGGCGGGGCCGTCGTGCACATCAACGCGGGCGCAGCGGCCGTGGCGGCGGCGCTCTTCCTGGGCCCGCGCAAGGACTACGGCCGGCAGGCGCTCCTGCCGCACCACGTTCCGTTCGTGCTGCTGGGCGCCGGGTTGCTCTGGTTCGGCTGGTTCGGCTTCAACGGCGGCAGTGCCCTGGCCTCGAACGGCACCGCCGGCCTGGCCTTCGTCAACACGTTGCTGGCTCCGGCGGCAACGCTGGTGGTGTGGACGGCCCTGGACCACCTCCGCACGGGCAAGATCACGGCGGTCGGCGTGGCGACGGCCATCGTGGTGGGGCTCGTGGCCGTGACCCCGGCCGCCGGGTTCGTCTCGCCGCTTTCGGCGCTGGCGCTCGGGGCTCTGGCCGCCCTCCCCAGCTACTTCGCCATCCAGTGGCGCGCCCGCACCCGCTTCGACGACTCGCTCGACGTCTTTGCCGCCCACGGCCTCGGCGGTATCACCGGCGCATTGCTCACCGGCGTCTTCGCCAGCGCCGCCTGGAACGGGGCCACCGACGGCCTGCTCTTCGGCAACGTCGCCCAGTTCGGCATCCAGGCCCTCTCGGTCGTGGCCGTCTTCGCCTACAGCGGTGCGCTGACCTTTGCCATCCTCAAGGGCCTGAGCCTGGTCATGGCCGTCCGGACCGACGACCAGGCGGAGCGGCTCGGCCTCGACATCGTCCACCACGGCGAGGAAGCCTACACGGACGGCGAGGGTGCCCTCCTGCTCCTGGACGAAGAAACCCGGCCCGTGCGCGTGCCCGCACCCGCCGTCAGCCCGTCGATGGCCTGA
- a CDS encoding P-II family nitrogen regulator — protein MKLIKAIIRPERLNDVLKALFRAEVRGLTVTRVRGHGGERETEETYRGTTVRMELTDKVMLDIGVSDPFVEPTIEAILSAARTGEVGDGKIFVLPVEKIYRIRTGEEDTAAVTPVVPA, from the coding sequence ATGAAACTCATCAAAGCCATCATCCGCCCCGAGCGCCTCAACGACGTGCTCAAGGCGCTCTTCCGCGCCGAAGTGCGCGGCCTCACCGTCACCCGCGTGCGCGGTCACGGTGGCGAACGTGAAACCGAAGAAACCTACCGGGGCACGACCGTCCGGATGGAACTGACCGACAAGGTGATGCTCGACATCGGCGTCTCCGACCCCTTCGTCGAACCGACCATCGAGGCCATCCTGTCGGCGGCCCGCACCGGCGAGGTCGGCGACGGCAAAATCTTCGTCCTGCCGGTCGAAAAGATATACCGCATCCGGACCGGCGAGGAAGACACGGCGGCCGTCACGCCCGTGGTGCCGGCGTGA
- a CDS encoding Mov34/MPN/PAD-1 family protein, with the protein MLTHTAVLDAIREHGRDTYPEECCGFLLGTFAPEGNRVVAVQRVPNRRAEHRERRYTIAPEDYRHAERAARGLGLDVVGFYHSHPDHPARPSATDLAEATFPGYTYVIVAVRDGVPADLTAWSLAPDRSRFLPEAITVDDEALRAAQAEG; encoded by the coding sequence ATGCTGACCCATACCGCCGTCCTCGACGCGATCCGGGAGCACGGGCGCGACACGTACCCGGAGGAATGCTGCGGCTTCCTGCTGGGCACCTTCGCGCCGGAGGGCAACCGGGTGGTGGCCGTGCAACGCGTGCCCAACCGGCGGGCCGAGCACCGCGAGCGCCGTTATACCATCGCGCCGGAGGACTACCGCCACGCCGAGCGGGCCGCCCGGGGCCTGGGCCTCGACGTCGTCGGCTTCTACCATTCCCACCCGGACCACCCCGCCCGGCCCTCGGCCACCGACCTGGCCGAAGCCACCTTCCCCGGCTATACGTACGTGATCGTCGCCGTCCGCGACGGCGTCCCCGCCGACCTGACGGCCTGGTCCCTCGCCCCGGACCGCTCCCGGTTCCTCCCCGAGGCGATCACCGTCGACGACGAAGCCCTGCGTGCGGCACAGGCCGAAGGATGA
- a CDS encoding FxLYD domain-containing protein: MQPIRRAFLGTWLLLAALLPAACGGRGDAGAEPTVHVEDFEYLLLPGEVRVLTGRVVNPTDEPIAHAQLQVSLFDADNRRIGSMIIVVDDIPARGEKAFREVIDSDEDIRGARVRSILVL, translated from the coding sequence ATGCAACCGATCCGACGCGCCTTTCTCGGGACCTGGCTGCTCCTGGCGGCGTTGCTGCCGGCCGCCTGCGGCGGTCGCGGCGATGCCGGTGCGGAACCCACCGTCCATGTCGAGGACTTCGAATACCTGTTGCTGCCGGGGGAGGTCCGTGTACTCACCGGGCGGGTGGTCAACCCCACGGACGAACCCATCGCCCACGCACAGCTCCAGGTGTCCCTCTTCGACGCCGACAACCGCCGCATCGGGAGCATGATCATCGTGGTGGACGACATCCCCGCACGCGGCGAGAAGGCGTTCCGCGAAGTGATCGACAGCGACGAGGACATCCGCGGCGCCCGCGTCCGCAGTATCCTGGTGCTTTGA